In a genomic window of Candidatus Thiothrix sulfatifontis:
- a CDS encoding lipid A biosynthesis acyltransferase, which yields MTTFTRALLAPQHWLTWAGVGVFAGIAWLPWQARRWLGKHLGNWIYRHNRKRRAVVLSNLRLCFPALSDTEHEHMAQSHLQEYASAMLDYSILFFRARRHVYQRTRISGREHVEQAIAAGQNVILMLGHSVWLEFAPVAIGQYYRAYGSYKPFRNPVINWLIARSRLQDVEFVVAREEGMMKLVKALEPGRFMFFLPDEDHGSKHSVFAPFFGVPKATLTTPARLTKLGKAVALPIMAFFNPTHGGYEIVIGSALADFPGKDEAQNAEILNTGLQTLITEHPEQYMWVLKLFRTRPADEPPSY from the coding sequence GTGACCACATTCACCCGCGCTTTGCTTGCCCCGCAACACTGGCTCACTTGGGCGGGTGTCGGAGTATTCGCCGGAATCGCTTGGCTGCCTTGGCAAGCACGCCGCTGGCTTGGCAAACACTTAGGCAATTGGATTTACCGCCACAATCGCAAACGCCGCGCAGTCGTATTGAGCAATTTGCGCTTATGTTTCCCCGCACTGAGTGACACCGAACATGAGCACATGGCGCAAAGCCATTTACAAGAATATGCCAGCGCCATGCTGGATTACAGCATCTTGTTTTTTCGCGCTCGCCGCCACGTTTACCAACGTACCCGCATTAGCGGGCGTGAACATGTGGAGCAAGCCATTGCTGCCGGACAGAATGTCATCCTCATGTTGGGGCATTCGGTATGGTTAGAATTCGCGCCGGTTGCTATCGGGCAATATTACCGCGCCTATGGCTCGTACAAACCGTTCCGCAATCCTGTGATCAATTGGCTGATTGCACGCAGTCGTCTGCAAGATGTGGAATTCGTGGTGGCGCGTGAAGAAGGCATGATGAAACTGGTGAAAGCGCTGGAACCGGGACGCTTCATGTTCTTTTTGCCGGATGAAGATCATGGCAGCAAACATTCGGTGTTCGCGCCGTTTTTTGGTGTACCCAAAGCCACGCTCACCACACCGGCACGGCTGACGAAATTGGGCAAGGCGGTTGCCCTGCCGATCATGGCATTCTTTAATCCAACACATGGCGGTTATGAGATTGTCATTGGCAGTGCCTTAGCCGATTTTCCCGGTAAAGATGAAGCTCAGAATGCCGAAATCCTGAACACAGGGCTACAAACACTGATCACAGAACACCCTGAGCAATACATGTGGGTACTCAAATTGTTCCGCACTCGCCCAGCAGACGAACCGCCAAGCTACTAA
- a CDS encoding molybdopterin-binding protein: protein MKVGLILIGDELLSGLRQDKHLPQVMSFLKARGLALAWVRMIGDDWDLLLQTLRETLQSEEIVFSFGGIGATPDDLTRQAAAAAAGVKLWRHPQAVALIEGRFGTEAYPNRIRMSELPDGASLIPNPINQIPGFKLQHHHFVPGFPNMAWPMVEWALDTYYAQYFDTTPPIEQRWTLQAVQESELIPMMEELLRTFPAVRISSLPSTVERRKIDFGIKGRAADVAPAAAWFAARMQAENVDCTPQV from the coding sequence ATGAAAGTTGGGCTAATCCTCATCGGCGACGAATTGCTCAGCGGTTTGCGCCAAGACAAACACCTGCCACAAGTCATGAGTTTCCTCAAAGCACGCGGCTTGGCGCTGGCGTGGGTGCGCATGATCGGCGACGATTGGGATTTATTGCTGCAAACCTTGCGCGAAACCTTGCAAAGTGAAGAAATTGTATTCAGTTTCGGTGGCATCGGCGCAACCCCTGATGATTTGACCCGCCAAGCAGCGGCGGCGGCGGCAGGTGTCAAACTCTGGCGCCACCCACAAGCAGTTGCCTTGATCGAAGGGCGCTTCGGTACAGAGGCTTACCCTAATCGCATTCGCATGAGTGAACTGCCCGACGGTGCCAGTTTGATTCCCAACCCCATTAACCAAATTCCGGGTTTCAAATTGCAACATCACCACTTTGTCCCCGGTTTCCCTAATATGGCATGGCCGATGGTCGAATGGGCGCTGGACACGTATTACGCACAGTATTTCGACACAACCCCACCGATTGAACAACGTTGGACATTGCAAGCGGTGCAAGAAAGCGAGCTGATTCCGATGATGGAAGAACTGCTCAGAACCTTTCCCGCCGTGCGCATTTCCAGCCTGCCGAGCACAGTTGAACGCCGCAAAATCGACTTTGGTATCAAGGGCCGCGCCGCTGACGTAGCCCCCGCCGCTGCGTGGTTTGCGGCACGAATGCAGGCCGAGAACGTCGATTGCACACCACAAGTGTGA
- the hemH gene encoding ferrochelatase — translation MSRFINEQDYFHGKSECTGILITNLGTPDSPDATGLRRYLKEFLSDPRVVEIPRIIWNIILHGIILNTRPAKSAEKYKTVWTEDGSPLMSISLQQQKALQKEMEIRFNGPVKIALAMRYGNPSIPATLLKLKEAGARRILVLPLYPQYCAATNATTFDKVFDELKRWRWMPELRLVNHYHDHPGYIKALANSVLTHWEKHPRGQLLLMSFHGIPKRNLMLGDPYHCECHKTARLLAAELNLRPNEWRVTFQSRFGKAEWLQPYTDKTMQALPAEGIKHVDVICPGFAADCLETLEEIREENREYFEHAGGESYHYIPALNANPDHIKALADIIQQHTVGWAETSPNWSAAGQQKQAEQTLQHAIDKGAKK, via the coding sequence ATGAGCCGCTTTATCAATGAACAGGATTATTTCCACGGCAAATCAGAATGCACTGGCATTTTAATAACCAATCTAGGCACGCCCGACAGCCCTGACGCGACTGGCTTGCGACGCTATTTGAAAGAATTTCTCTCTGACCCGCGCGTCGTGGAAATTCCACGCATTATCTGGAATATCATCCTGCACGGCATTATCCTCAACACGCGCCCTGCCAAAAGTGCCGAAAAATACAAAACCGTGTGGACAGAAGACGGCTCACCGCTGATGAGCATTTCCCTGCAACAACAAAAAGCGCTGCAAAAAGAAATGGAAATCCGCTTCAACGGCCCGGTGAAAATTGCGCTAGCGATGCGCTACGGCAACCCCTCCATCCCCGCCACCTTGCTAAAGCTCAAGGAAGCCGGAGCGCGGCGTATACTCGTGTTGCCGCTTTACCCCCAATATTGCGCTGCGACCAACGCCACTACCTTCGACAAAGTATTCGACGAACTCAAGCGCTGGCGCTGGATGCCCGAACTGCGCCTGGTGAATCACTACCACGATCACCCCGGCTACATCAAAGCACTTGCCAACAGCGTGTTGACCCACTGGGAAAAACACCCGCGCGGACAACTGCTGCTCATGTCTTTCCACGGCATTCCCAAGCGCAACCTCATGCTCGGCGATCCCTACCACTGCGAATGCCACAAAACCGCGCGGTTATTAGCGGCAGAACTCAACCTGCGCCCCAACGAATGGCGCGTCACCTTCCAATCGCGCTTCGGCAAAGCGGAATGGCTGCAACCTTACACCGACAAAACCATGCAAGCCCTGCCCGCTGAAGGCATCAAACACGTTGACGTGATTTGCCCCGGTTTTGCCGCCGACTGCCTTGAAACACTGGAAGAAATTCGCGAAGAAAACCGCGAGTATTTTGAACATGCGGGCGGGGAAAGCTACCACTACATCCCCGCGCTAAACGCCAACCCTGATCACATTAAAGCACTTGCCGACATTATTCAGCAACATACCGTCGGCTGGGCAGAAACCTCACCCAACTGGTCAGCAGCAGGACAACAAAAACAAGCCGAGCAAACCTTGCAACACGCGATCGACAAAGGGGCAAAAAAATGA
- a CDS encoding phosphate-starvation-inducible PsiE family protein translates to MDKPNISASQKLLHGLEYLLLGVITVATVIAVGQEIYNIFIHLKVQIADLLLLFIYLEIITMVVVYIQSGEVPVRMPLYIGMVALARYLILDMKAMNEWQMLAISSSILLISLAVLIVRFGHVKYPYEKNRRGTPHP, encoded by the coding sequence ATGGACAAACCGAACATTTCTGCCAGCCAGAAATTGTTGCACGGGCTTGAATACTTATTGCTCGGTGTCATCACCGTCGCCACCGTCATTGCTGTGGGGCAAGAGATTTACAATATTTTCATCCATCTCAAAGTCCAGATTGCCGACCTACTGCTGCTGTTTATTTATTTAGAAATCATTACCATGGTGGTGGTTTACATCCAATCCGGGGAAGTGCCGGTACGAATGCCACTCTACATCGGCATGGTGGCACTCGCCCGTTACCTCATTCTTGACATGAAAGCCATGAATGAATGGCAGATGTTAGCGATTTCCAGCTCTATCCTACTGATTTCACTGGCTGTACTCATTGTACGCTTTGGTCATGTGAAATACCCTTATGAAAAGAACCGCAGAGGAACTCCCCACCCATGA
- a CDS encoding inositol monophosphatase family protein, with protein sequence MMQPDLQVLMREIRQIARAEILPRFEHIGFAVKQDGSLLTEADLATNQRIAAFLLQEWPEIAFLSEEMEREEQERLLREADALWCLDPLDGTSNFAAGIPLFAVSLALFQRGEVVLALTYDPVRDEMFTAQRGRGAWLNGQPLRCQPSEFQLRNAVAIVDFKRLAPALKQALMTNPPYGSQRNLGSCVLEWAWMAANRGNLYLHGGMKLWDLAAGSLILAEAGGYAATLQGEPVFVAALAPRSVVISPDPVLFAAWLGYLQAQQ encoded by the coding sequence ATGATGCAGCCTGATTTGCAAGTATTGATGCGGGAAATACGTCAAATTGCACGCGCCGAAATTCTACCGCGTTTCGAGCACATTGGCTTTGCGGTAAAACAAGACGGCAGTTTGCTGACCGAGGCGGATTTGGCGACAAATCAGCGCATTGCGGCGTTTTTGCTGCAAGAGTGGCCTGAAATTGCGTTTCTGAGTGAGGAGATGGAGCGCGAGGAACAAGAACGTTTATTGCGCGAAGCCGATGCGCTGTGGTGTTTGGATCCCTTGGATGGTACGAGCAATTTTGCGGCGGGTATCCCGTTGTTTGCGGTGTCGTTGGCGTTGTTTCAGCGCGGTGAAGTGGTACTGGCGCTGACTTACGACCCGGTGCGTGATGAAATGTTTACCGCACAGCGGGGGCGGGGAGCCTGGTTGAATGGTCAGCCTTTGCGTTGTCAGCCCAGTGAGTTTCAGTTGCGCAATGCGGTGGCAATTGTGGATTTCAAACGCTTAGCGCCTGCCTTGAAGCAAGCATTGATGACGAATCCGCCCTACGGTTCGCAGCGTAATTTGGGCAGTTGCGTGCTGGAATGGGCGTGGATGGCGGCGAATCGGGGCAATTTGTATTTGCACGGTGGCATGAAGTTGTGGGATTTGGCGGCAGGGTCGCTGATTTTGGCGGAAGCGGGGGGCTATGCCGCGACTTTGCAGGGTGAGCCGGTGTTTGTGGCAGCGTTAGCGCCGCGTTCGGTGGTGATCTCCCCGGATCCGGTGTTGTTTGCGGCGTGGTTGGGTTATTTGCAGGCGCAACAGTGA
- the murI gene encoding glutamate racemase yields MVGLFAGATVNAARHTQPIGVFDSGLGGISVLREIHRLLPAEHLIYVADSAHAPYGAKTSDYIRARSKRVADFLLEQDVKVLVVACNTATVHAVAYLRETLPIPVVGIEPAVKPAARLTQTGVIGVLATQQTVNSPRLQQLIRDHAAGVQVMTQACPGLVEHVEAGDFSSTAVRQLLKAYTLPLLDAGVDTLVLGCTHYPFLAEALADVTHGRMTILETSTPVTHQLMRVLEQENLRRPQTGQGSVQFFSSKADQQHANSIQTLWQHRVAVGLLPDAYR; encoded by the coding sequence GTGGTTGGGTTATTTGCAGGCGCAACAGTGAACGCGGCACGGCACACACAACCCATTGGGGTATTCGATTCGGGTTTGGGGGGCATTTCGGTCTTGCGTGAAATTCACCGCTTGTTGCCTGCGGAACACCTGATTTACGTGGCGGATTCGGCTCATGCGCCTTACGGGGCAAAAACCTCGGATTATATTCGGGCACGTAGCAAGCGGGTGGCGGATTTCTTGTTGGAACAGGACGTTAAAGTGTTGGTGGTGGCGTGTAATACCGCGACGGTTCATGCAGTGGCGTATTTGCGCGAAACCTTGCCGATTCCGGTGGTGGGGATTGAGCCTGCTGTGAAACCTGCTGCTCGCTTGACGCAAACAGGGGTGATTGGGGTGTTAGCCACGCAACAAACGGTGAATAGCCCGCGTTTGCAGCAGTTGATTCGCGATCATGCAGCGGGAGTGCAGGTGATGACGCAAGCTTGCCCCGGTTTGGTGGAGCATGTGGAGGCGGGGGATTTTAGTAGCACGGCGGTACGTCAATTGCTTAAAGCTTATACCTTGCCTTTGCTGGATGCGGGGGTGGATACTTTGGTGCTGGGGTGTACGCACTACCCGTTTTTGGCAGAGGCGCTTGCGGATGTGACGCACGGCCGAATGACTATTTTGGAAACCAGTACGCCGGTGACTCACCAGTTGATGCGGGTGTTGGAACAAGAGAATTTGCGCCGCCCGCAAACAGGGCAGGGCAGCGTGCAATTTTTTTCCAGTAAAGCCGATCAGCAACATGCGAACAGCATCCAAACCTTGTGGCAACACCGGGTTGCGGTGGGGTTGCTGCCGGATGCTTATCGCTGA
- a CDS encoding peptidylprolyl isomerase, which yields MQIAQHTVVTMTYTLTDDQGQVLDQADADQPFAYLHGADNIIPGLEKQLVGKQANDSLTVTVPPAEAYGEYDERMTQQVPRSMFEGVPAEQIVAGAEFHAQTGAGNQTIRIAAVDDNSVTIDANHPLAGVALTFEVTILDVRAASEEEVAHGHAHGEGGHHHH from the coding sequence ATGCAAATCGCACAACACACCGTGGTCACCATGACCTACACCCTGACTGACGATCAAGGCCAAGTGCTCGATCAAGCGGATGCTGACCAACCATTCGCCTACCTGCACGGTGCTGACAATATTATTCCGGGGCTGGAAAAACAGTTAGTCGGCAAACAAGCCAACGACAGCCTGACTGTCACTGTGCCACCCGCCGAAGCCTACGGCGAATACGACGAACGCATGACCCAACAAGTCCCGCGCAGCATGTTTGAAGGCGTTCCGGCTGAACAAATCGTTGCCGGTGCCGAATTTCACGCCCAAACGGGTGCTGGCAATCAAACCATTCGCATCGCCGCCGTCGATGACAACAGCGTTACCATTGACGCGAATCACCCACTCGCAGGCGTAGCCCTGACGTTTGAGGTTACGATTCTGGATGTCCGTGCCGCGTCTGAAGAAGAAGTTGCCCACGGTCACGCCCACGGTGAAGGTGGTCATCACCACCACTAA
- the lpxL gene encoding LpxL/LpxP family Kdo(2)-lipid IV(A) lauroyl/palmitoleoyl acyltransferase, protein MERISGKQFLHPRYWLTWLGLGCLWLVVQLPWGMQMWLGKQLGLLMFFALPKRRQICCINLELAFPELTPATRFQLNREHFISLGRGLLETALSWWGDDTKLAQQTQIEGLEHLQTAMQHGGVVLLSAHFTSLELGGRILAQYAPLHVIYRPHQNPLIEWRVARLRSKRYGKAISRDNIRDMIRSLQQGQVVWYAQDQNFGHKNAVFAPFFGVAAATNTATSRLATLGKAQVVPFFTLRTATGYRLRFLPALENFPSQAILDDTTRINQRIEQQVREFPAQYLWTHRRYKDDPTGGNRYSLYSKENRCKSHNTPWSP, encoded by the coding sequence GTGGAAAGAATTTCAGGCAAACAGTTTTTACACCCGCGCTACTGGCTCACATGGCTAGGGCTGGGTTGCTTGTGGCTAGTGGTGCAATTACCGTGGGGAATGCAAATGTGGCTAGGCAAGCAGCTCGGCTTGCTGATGTTCTTCGCTCTACCCAAACGCCGCCAGATTTGCTGCATCAATCTGGAACTTGCGTTTCCCGAACTCACCCCAGCCACACGCTTCCAACTCAACCGCGAACACTTTATTTCATTAGGACGCGGCTTATTGGAAACGGCACTCAGTTGGTGGGGGGATGATACCAAACTTGCCCAGCAAACCCAGATCGAAGGGCTGGAACACCTGCAAACCGCCATGCAACACGGTGGCGTGGTGTTACTCAGCGCCCATTTCACCAGCCTCGAACTCGGCGGACGCATTCTCGCACAGTACGCCCCCTTACACGTCATCTACCGCCCGCACCAAAATCCGCTGATCGAATGGCGCGTGGCTCGCCTGCGTTCCAAACGTTACGGCAAAGCCATTTCACGTGACAATATCCGCGACATGATCCGCAGCCTGCAACAAGGCCAGGTGGTCTGGTACGCGCAAGACCAAAATTTCGGGCACAAAAATGCCGTGTTTGCCCCGTTTTTTGGGGTAGCAGCCGCCACCAACACCGCTACCAGCCGCCTTGCCACATTAGGCAAAGCACAGGTTGTACCGTTCTTTACGCTGCGAACCGCTACCGGCTATCGGCTACGTTTCCTGCCTGCACTTGAAAATTTTCCCAGCCAAGCCATACTTGACGACACAACACGGATAAATCAACGCATTGAGCAACAGGTACGCGAGTTCCCCGCCCAATATTTATGGACACACCGCCGCTACAAGGACGACCCAACCGGCGGCAACCGATATTCTCTCTACTCTAAGGAAAACCGATGCAAATCGCACAACACACCGTGGTCACCATGA
- the hldE gene encoding bifunctional D-glycero-beta-D-manno-heptose-7-phosphate kinase/D-glycero-beta-D-manno-heptose 1-phosphate adenylyltransferase HldE, whose protein sequence is MSLQIPPFERARVLVVGDVMLDRYWSGQTSRISPEAPVPVVHVKVNEERPGGAANVALNIASLGGQAVLLGYVGNDEAGRSLANTLQARGVQTHFVALDTTPTITKLRVLSRHQQLIRLDFEEGFAGQDHAQLFSQFSALLAAADVVVLSDYRKGTLERARELIALAQAAGKPVVVDPKAQDFATYQGATVITPNLAEFREAVGEWADEADLVQRGQALLTRCELGNLLLTRSEQGMTLLRHECAPYNLPTRAREVFDVTGAGDTVVAVLAASMAAGLPLEQAMGLANLAAGIVVGKVGTATVSVPELHKALQQHHAQVKGVVSEAQLLAAVQEARIHGERIVMTNGCFDILHVGHVTYLEEARKLGDRLIVAVNTDESVRALKGPTRPVNTMANRMRMLAALACVDWVVDFSEDTPERLICTLKPDLLVKGGDNDPQKIPGNRCVWDNGGDVVVLSFVDGVSTTSTIARIQAMEKEA, encoded by the coding sequence ATGAGCTTACAAATTCCTCCTTTTGAACGGGCGCGGGTATTGGTGGTCGGCGATGTGATGCTGGATCGCTATTGGTCGGGTCAAACCTCGCGCATTTCTCCCGAAGCCCCCGTGCCAGTGGTGCATGTCAAAGTCAATGAAGAGCGCCCCGGTGGTGCGGCAAACGTGGCGTTAAACATTGCCAGCCTTGGCGGGCAGGCGGTGTTGCTGGGCTATGTGGGCAATGACGAGGCGGGCAGGTCGCTGGCGAATACCTTGCAAGCGCGTGGGGTGCAAACCCATTTCGTGGCGTTGGATACTACGCCGACGATTACCAAGTTACGGGTGCTGAGTCGGCATCAGCAATTGATTCGCTTGGATTTTGAGGAGGGGTTTGCGGGGCAAGATCATGCGCAACTCTTCAGCCAATTCAGTGCGTTGTTGGCAGCGGCTGATGTGGTGGTGCTGTCCGATTACCGCAAAGGGACGCTGGAGCGGGCGCGGGAATTGATTGCGTTGGCGCAAGCAGCCGGTAAGCCGGTGGTGGTTGACCCGAAAGCGCAAGATTTTGCCACGTATCAGGGGGCAACGGTGATTACGCCGAATCTGGCAGAATTCCGTGAAGCCGTGGGCGAGTGGGCGGATGAGGCGGATTTGGTGCAACGTGGGCAGGCATTGCTGACGCGATGTGAACTGGGCAATCTGTTGCTCACTCGCAGTGAACAGGGCATGACGTTATTGCGCCATGAATGTGCGCCGTACAACTTGCCGACCCGTGCGCGTGAAGTGTTTGATGTGACCGGGGCAGGGGATACCGTGGTGGCGGTGTTGGCGGCGAGTATGGCGGCGGGGTTGCCGCTGGAACAGGCGATGGGGTTGGCAAATCTTGCAGCGGGAATTGTGGTTGGCAAGGTGGGGACGGCAACGGTGAGTGTTCCTGAATTGCACAAAGCCTTGCAGCAACACCATGCGCAGGTGAAAGGCGTGGTCAGTGAGGCGCAATTGCTGGCGGCGGTGCAAGAGGCGCGTATCCACGGCGAACGCATTGTGATGACCAACGGTTGTTTCGACATTTTGCACGTTGGGCATGTGACGTATTTGGAAGAGGCTCGCAAACTCGGCGACCGTTTGATTGTGGCGGTGAATACGGATGAATCGGTGCGAGCGCTGAAAGGCCCGACACGCCCGGTGAATACAATGGCAAACCGAATGCGGATGTTGGCGGCGTTGGCGTGTGTCGATTGGGTGGTGGATTTCAGCGAAGACACGCCCGAACGTTTGATTTGCACGCTCAAACCGGATTTGTTGGTGAAAGGCGGCGATAACGATCCGCAGAAAATCCCCGGCAATCGTTGCGTGTGGGATAACGGCGGCGACGTGGTGGTGCTGAGTTTTGTGGATGGGGTGTCGACGACTAGCACGATTGCACGGATTCAGGCGATGGAGAAAGAAGCGTAA
- a CDS encoding FAD-dependent oxidoreductase yields MQVDVLIVGGGIAGLWLLAELRAQGVNALLATDELGKGQTIASQGIIHGGTKYALTGKVTGATLAIGDMPRLWRAALNGEGAVDLRKVKVLAESQLLWTSGGLGSRMTGFFASKAMQSRMEAVPRDAYPDLFRHSEFHGGLYRLDEPVLDVPSLLETLREQLADALVQVDVQRSGLQQVGDAYCYRAVLPDGRERLVEAEQIILTAGAGNEALLASATLSQRVVPFPERSRRDQGQTSPVMQRRPLQMVLVRGNLPMLYAHALGMSDKPRATITSHRDKHGNTVWYIGGQPAEQGVGKPAAEVIAATQHELAELLPWVDFTGMEWSTWHVDRAEGCQPDGSRPDQPMVQGFANVTVAWPTKLAFAPMLAARLRKELGVMAAAVNASPVSDAGQLPTPPVASSIWDVESTEQ; encoded by the coding sequence ATGCAGGTTGATGTTCTGATCGTTGGTGGCGGCATTGCCGGGTTGTGGTTGCTGGCGGAATTGCGGGCGCAAGGCGTTAATGCGTTGTTAGCCACGGATGAATTGGGCAAGGGACAAACGATTGCATCGCAAGGCATTATTCACGGTGGCACAAAATACGCGCTGACGGGCAAAGTGACGGGCGCAACCTTGGCGATTGGCGATATGCCGCGCTTGTGGCGGGCTGCTCTCAATGGCGAAGGTGCGGTCGATTTGCGCAAGGTTAAGGTATTGGCGGAGTCGCAACTGTTGTGGACATCGGGCGGACTCGGCTCACGCATGACGGGCTTTTTTGCCAGCAAAGCGATGCAAAGCCGGATGGAGGCTGTGCCTCGCGACGCTTACCCCGACTTGTTTCGGCATTCTGAGTTTCACGGCGGTTTGTATCGGTTGGATGAGCCGGTGTTGGACGTGCCATCGTTGCTGGAAACGTTGCGCGAACAATTGGCGGATGCGTTGGTGCAGGTGGATGTGCAGCGTTCCGGTTTGCAACAGGTGGGGGATGCCTATTGCTACCGTGCGGTGTTGCCGGATGGTCGTGAGCGGTTGGTGGAGGCTGAGCAAATTATTTTAACGGCGGGGGCGGGGAATGAGGCGTTGTTGGCTTCGGCTACGCTCAGCCAGCGGGTAGTGCCGTTCCCTGAGCGTAGCCGAAGGGATCAGGGGCAGACTTCACCCGTTATGCAACGCCGCCCGTTGCAAATGGTGTTGGTGCGCGGCAATTTGCCGATGCTTTATGCTCATGCGCTGGGGATGAGTGACAAGCCTCGTGCTACGATTACGTCACATCGGGATAAACACGGCAATACGGTGTGGTATATCGGTGGGCAACCAGCAGAGCAGGGTGTGGGCAAGCCTGCTGCTGAAGTAATTGCCGCCACGCAGCATGAACTGGCGGAACTGTTACCGTGGGTCGATTTCACAGGTATGGAATGGTCAACTTGGCATGTTGACCGTGCGGAAGGTTGCCAGCCGGATGGTAGCCGCCCCGATCAGCCGATGGTGCAAGGCTTTGCGAATGTGACCGTGGCATGGCCTACCAAGTTGGCGTTTGCGCCGATGTTAGCAGCACGGTTGCGCAAGGAGCTGGGAGTAATGGCAGCAGCAGTGAATGCTTCTCCTGTATCCGACGCTGGTCAGTTGCCAACACCGCCGGTTGCGTCCAGCATTTGGGATGTTGAATCAACGGAACAATGA
- a CDS encoding trypsin-like peptidase domain-containing protein produces MSGNRSLALFLWVLLAVLLLWVAQPVWVSWLQATSGNQPRAITARGNLAADEQATIAVFERNSPSVVYITTVERVLNLWNRNIREIPQGTGTGFVWDNAGHIVTNYHVVEGHDTAKIRFADQRVFEADVVGASPEHDLAVLRLRDMADAPPPVQIGSSSDLRVGQNVLAIGNPFGLDHTLTSGIISALRRSIDAEEGGSMDGLIQTDAAINPGNSGGPLLDSAGRLIGVNVAIYSPSGASAGIGFAIPVDVVNRVVPRLVKDGRYTRPVLGVVMDDNISERITAKLNTHGVLALRVQPNTPAALAGIRETQLTAQDDLILGDIIQALDGQPVNNINELNKILDNYPRHSKVKVSLLREGRQSLEVEVVLSLFR; encoded by the coding sequence ATGAGTGGAAACCGTTCACTGGCGTTGTTTTTGTGGGTGTTGCTGGCAGTGCTATTGCTGTGGGTGGCGCAGCCGGTCTGGGTTTCGTGGTTGCAAGCCACGTCGGGAAATCAGCCGCGTGCAATTACCGCACGGGGTAATTTGGCAGCGGATGAGCAAGCCACGATTGCCGTTTTCGAGCGTAACAGCCCTTCCGTGGTGTACATCACTACCGTCGAGCGGGTATTAAACCTGTGGAATCGCAATATTCGTGAAATTCCGCAAGGCACGGGAACCGGCTTCGTCTGGGATAACGCTGGGCATATTGTCACCAATTACCACGTAGTCGAAGGCCATGACACCGCTAAGATTCGGTTTGCCGATCAACGTGTCTTTGAAGCCGATGTGGTTGGTGCCAGCCCCGAACACGATTTAGCCGTCTTGCGTTTGCGCGATATGGCGGATGCCCCACCGCCGGTACAAATTGGCAGCAGCAGTGACTTGCGCGTTGGTCAGAATGTGTTAGCGATTGGCAACCCTTTTGGCCTTGACCACACCCTGACATCGGGCATTATTTCGGCATTACGCCGCAGTATTGATGCAGAAGAAGGCGGTAGCATGGATGGGTTGATTCAAACCGATGCCGCCATTAACCCCGGCAACTCCGGCGGCCCCTTGCTGGACAGTGCTGGGCGCTTGATTGGCGTCAATGTCGCCATTTACAGCCCATCCGGTGCTTCTGCGGGGATTGGTTTTGCCATCCCCGTGGATGTGGTGAATCGGGTAGTACCGCGCTTAGTGAAAGACGGGCGTTACACCCGCCCCGTGTTGGGGGTAGTGATGGATGACAATATCAGTGAACGCATTACCGCCAAATTAAACACCCACGGGGTATTAGCGCTGCGCGTGCAGCCGAACACCCCGGCGGCACTCGCAGGCATTCGTGAAACCCAACTCACCGCGCAAGATGACTTGATTTTAGGTGACATCATCCAAGCGCTGGACGGGCAACCCGTTAATAATATCAATGAATTAAACAAAATTCTGGATAACTATCCGCGCCACAGCAAGGTAAAAGTCAGCTTATTGCGTGAAGGTCGCCAATCACTGGAAGTCGAAGTGGTACTCTCATTGTTCCGTTGA